One Capsicum annuum cultivar UCD-10X-F1 chromosome 2, UCD10Xv1.1, whole genome shotgun sequence genomic window carries:
- the LOC107859594 gene encoding 5'-adenylylsulfate reductase 1, chloroplastic has protein sequence MALAFTSSPAIHASLSSSSSSCEQPKVSQLGTFQPLDRPQLLSTALNSRRHSAVKPLNAEPKRNDSIVPSAATIVAPEVTEKVEAEDFENLAKELQNASPLEIMDKALEIFGDDIAIAFSGAEDVALIEYAHLTGRPFRVFSLDTGRLNPETYQLFDAVEKHYGIRIEYMFPDAVEVQALVRTKGLFSFYEDGHQECCRVRKVRPLRRALKGLRAWITGQRKDQSPGTRSEIPVVQVDPSFEGLDGGAGSLVKWNPVANMDGKDIWNFLRTMNVPVNALHSQGYVSIGCEPCTRPVLPGQHEREGRWWWEDAKAKECGLHKGNIKDESVNGAAQTNGTATVTDIFDTKDIVTLSKPGVENLLKLEDRREPWLVVLYAPWCQFCQAMEGSYVDLAEKLAGSGVKVGKFRADGEQKAFAQQELQLGSFPTILFFPKHSSKPIKYPSEKRDVDALLAFVNALR, from the exons ATGGCTTTGGCTTTCACTTCTTCACCTGCAATTCATGCTTCTTTGTCTTCCTCGTCATCTTCTTGTGAACAACCCAAAG TATCCCAGTTGGGTACCTTTCAGCCATTGGATAGGCCTCAACTCTTGTCGACTGCTTTGAATTCTCGGAGGCATTCGGCGGTGAAGCCATTGAATGCTGAGCCTAAGAGAAATGATTCAATAGTTCCCTCAGCTGCTACCATCGTGGCTCCTG AGGTAACAGAGAAGGTTGAGGCAGAGGACTTTGAGAACTTGGCTAAGGAGCTTCAAAATGCTTCTCCTCTTGAGATTATGGACAAGGCACTTGAGATATTTGGGGATGACATTGCTATTGCTTTCAG TGGTGCTGAAGATGTTGCTTTGATAGAGTATGCTCATTTAACTGGTCGGCCATTCAGAGTATTTAGCCTTGATACTGGGAGGTTGAATCCGGAGACGTATCAATTATTTGATGCAGTGGAGAAGCACTATGGCATTCGCATTGAATACATGTTCCCTGATGCAGTTGAAGTTCAGGCCTTGGTTAGGACCAAAGGGCTTTTCTCTTTCTATGAGGATGGCCACCAAGAGTGCTGCCGTGTAAGGAAGGTTAGGCCCTTGAGGAGAGCCCTCAAGGGCTTACGCGCCTGGATCACAGGGCAGCGTAAAGATCAATCTCCTGGAACTCGATCAGAAATCCCTGTTGTTCAGGTGGACCCTTCTTTTGAGGGGTTGGATGGCGGTGCTGGTAGCTTGGTGAAGTGGAACCCTGTGGCTAACATGGATGGAAAAGATATTTGGAACTTCCTGCGTACCATGAATGTGCCTGTGAACGCATTGCACTCACAAGGATATGTATCCATTGGATGCGAACCTTGCACAAGGCCAGTCCTACCAGGGCAACACGAGAGAGAGGGAAGATGGTGGTGGGAAGATGCCAAGGCCAAAGAGTGTGGCTTGCACAAGGGCAACATCAAGGATGAAAGTGTAAATGGCGCTGCCCAAACAAATGGTACTGCTACTGTTACTGATATTTTTGATACTAAGGACATTGTTACCTTGAGTAAGCCTGGAGTTGAGAACCTACTAAAATTGGAAGACCGAAGAGAGCCTTGGCTCGTCGTCCTTTATGCGCCATGGTGCCAATTTTGCCAGGCAATGGAAGGATCCTATGTTGATTTGGCTGAGAAGTTGGCTGGTTCTGGTGTGAAGGTCGGGAAATTCAGGGCAGACGGTGAGCAGAAAGCATTTGCACAGCAAGAATTGCAGCTTGGCAGCTTCCCTACAATACTCTTTTTCCCAAAGCACTCTTCAAAACCCATCAAGTACCCTTCAGAGAAGAGGGATGTAGACGCCTTGCTGGCTTTTGTGAATGCTCTCAGATGA